Proteins from a genomic interval of Rhodothermales bacterium:
- a CDS encoding ABC transporter permease has translation MNRTFIVAKNEFLTRVKSKAFIITTLLGPIILIGFFAVVGLVTVQSMEGTQRTVSVVDETGLLYDRLEARESDSYRFVEATEPADSVRADVLRGSIDGYLVIPSGILDGAGEVEYFTVDGGIGSVFQRGLERAVEGVVEDARLDRAQITPEVREILNNRVRVNTVMLTSEGEEAGDAGAYAIIGFILGFLIYMAMLIYGSVVMRGVIAEKSTRVVEIIVSSVRPFELLMGKVLGIGAMGVVQMVVWAGMMAAGTIGAGAIVALFADPASLNLPDTATQEEVLAAVDFQPPQLNPEVFIWFVLFFLVGYLLYASLFAAIGSAVEHEQEAQGFLIPVMMPIIISIMFISPIVEEPNSTLALVLSMLPFFSPVPMVVRVAVTDVPLWQVGGSFLLMVGAFLGAIWLSARIYRVGVLMYGKKPSIKDIMKWIRYA, from the coding sequence ATGAACCGGACTTTCATTGTAGCAAAGAACGAGTTCCTGACTCGGGTCAAGAGCAAGGCGTTCATCATAACCACGCTGCTGGGGCCCATCATCTTGATCGGCTTCTTCGCCGTTGTGGGCCTGGTGACGGTGCAGTCCATGGAGGGCACACAGCGCACGGTCTCCGTGGTCGACGAGACGGGCTTGCTGTATGATCGGCTTGAAGCCCGCGAATCCGATTCGTACCGGTTTGTCGAGGCCACTGAGCCGGCGGATTCCGTTCGTGCCGATGTGCTCCGGGGCTCCATCGACGGCTACCTCGTCATTCCGTCCGGCATTCTCGACGGCGCAGGAGAGGTCGAGTATTTCACGGTCGATGGGGGAATTGGCTCGGTGTTCCAACGCGGCCTGGAGCGCGCCGTGGAAGGCGTGGTCGAGGACGCCAGACTGGACCGTGCCCAGATCACCCCGGAGGTTCGGGAGATCCTGAACAATCGGGTCCGGGTCAACACGGTCATGCTTACCAGCGAAGGTGAGGAAGCCGGAGATGCTGGCGCGTATGCCATCATCGGCTTCATTCTCGGCTTCCTGATCTACATGGCCATGCTGATCTACGGCTCCGTCGTCATGCGCGGCGTGATCGCAGAGAAGAGTACGCGCGTCGTCGAGATCATCGTGTCGTCGGTCAGGCCTTTTGAGCTCCTGATGGGCAAGGTGCTGGGTATCGGGGCGATGGGGGTTGTGCAAATGGTGGTCTGGGCCGGCATGATGGCGGCAGGTACCATCGGCGCCGGAGCGATCGTGGCCCTGTTCGCGGACCCGGCCAGCCTCAACCTGCCGGACACGGCCACGCAGGAGGAAGTGCTGGCGGCTGTTGATTTCCAGCCGCCGCAGCTGAATCCGGAGGTCTTCATCTGGTTCGTGCTCTTCTTCCTGGTCGGCTATCTGCTGTATGCCTCCCTGTTTGCGGCCATTGGTTCGGCGGTCGAGCACGAGCAGGAGGCCCAGGGTTTTCTGATTCCGGTGATGATGCCCATCATCATTTCGATCATGTTCATCAGTCCGATTGTGGAGGAGCCAAACTCCACCCTGGCGCTGGTGCTCTCGATGCTGCCCTTCTTCAGCCCGGTGCCGATGGTGGTCCGAGTGGCGGTGACCGATGTGCCCTTATGGCAAGTCGGGGGCAGCTTCCTGTTGATGGTTGGCGCGTTTCTCGGCGCCATCTGGCTGTCGGCGCGGATCTACCGGGTTGGTGTGCTGATGTACGGCAAGAAGCCGTCCATCAAGGACATCATGAAGTGGATCCGGTACGCCTAG
- a CDS encoding ATP-binding cassette domain-containing protein yields the protein MPLLHVDEVTKRYDKVLAVDRVSFKAQPGRILGILGPNGAGKTSTIRMITYITIPDSGRITLDGKPVGPWSQRRMGYLPEERGLYRKMKVGEQLSYFGELKGLTRKEALKRSRKWLERFEASDWVNRKTMELSKGQQQKVQFIATILHEPELLILDEPFGGLDPINADLLTDVIMELKSGGRTILFASHRMEQVEQLCDDICMVSGGRIVLDGTLRDVKRQFGKDTLQVDYEGSDAFLEALERDGLVTVSLRSKAHAEMRLLNGASPRAVLERIIGTVDEIFRFELVEPPLRDIFVQVAGKRDEEVAA from the coding sequence ATGCCTCTTCTACATGTTGACGAGGTCACGAAGCGATACGACAAGGTCCTCGCAGTAGACCGCGTATCCTTCAAGGCCCAACCCGGGCGGATTCTCGGCATTCTCGGCCCCAACGGGGCTGGCAAGACGTCGACCATCCGCATGATCACCTACATTACCATTCCGGATTCCGGAAGGATCACGCTGGACGGAAAGCCGGTTGGCCCGTGGAGTCAGCGCCGCATGGGCTATCTGCCCGAGGAGCGCGGTCTCTACCGGAAGATGAAGGTGGGCGAGCAGCTCAGCTACTTCGGCGAACTCAAGGGGCTGACCCGCAAGGAGGCGCTCAAACGCTCCAGGAAGTGGCTGGAGCGATTCGAGGCGTCGGACTGGGTGAATCGCAAGACCATGGAACTGTCCAAGGGGCAGCAGCAAAAGGTCCAGTTCATCGCGACCATCCTGCACGAGCCGGAACTCCTGATTCTTGACGAGCCGTTCGGAGGCCTCGACCCCATCAACGCGGACCTCTTGACCGACGTCATCATGGAGCTGAAATCCGGTGGCCGCACGATCCTGTTTGCCTCGCACCGGATGGAGCAGGTGGAGCAACTCTGCGACGACATCTGTATGGTTTCGGGCGGCCGCATCGTGCTCGACGGCACGCTGCGCGACGTCAAGCGGCAGTTCGGTAAAGACACCCTGCAGGTGGATTACGAAGGCAGCGACGCGTTCCTGGAGGCTCTGGAGCGCGATGGGCTGGTTACGGTCTCCCTGCGCAGCAAGGCCCACGCAGAGATGCGACTGCTGAACGGTGCATCGCCTCGCGCGGTGCTCGAGCGCATCATCGGCACAGTCGATGAGATCTTCCGATTTGAACTGGTAGAACCGCCGCTGCGCGACATCTTTGTCCAGGTGGCCGGCAAGCGAGACGAGGAGGTGGCGGCATGA
- a CDS encoding CIA30 family protein: MHLVRFPALALGVFLAACSDSPRSVPLVSGTVDTFEDGNHINTANHPWQAIADGAGTRSSLDIVPGGFYSVSTHFMEVAGVRPSDATGSRVVGVRSSIAEFPPAADPSRATIPRDASGFDGLSLALRGTPGTYIVQIGTASITDFDFYNAYVEVGQEWSEYRLPFSAFRQEGFGTPVPWSGEDITHVAVFVNLDGYFTFGVDDVRFHQD; encoded by the coding sequence ATGCATCTGGTTCGTTTCCCGGCACTCGCGCTGGGCGTTTTTCTGGCAGCCTGTTCCGATTCCCCACGTTCCGTTCCGCTGGTCAGTGGGACCGTGGACACGTTCGAGGACGGCAACCACATCAATACCGCCAACCATCCGTGGCAGGCCATTGCAGACGGTGCCGGAACCAGGTCGAGTCTCGACATCGTGCCTGGCGGCTTCTACTCGGTGTCCACGCACTTCATGGAGGTTGCCGGGGTGCGCCCATCCGACGCTACCGGGTCCCGCGTGGTGGGCGTGCGGTCCTCCATCGCGGAGTTTCCTCCGGCGGCGGACCCATCGCGCGCAACCATCCCCCGGGATGCCTCCGGGTTCGATGGGCTGAGTCTCGCTTTGCGCGGAACGCCGGGCACCTACATCGTACAGATCGGGACCGCATCGATCACCGATTTCGATTTCTACAATGCCTACGTAGAGGTCGGCCAGGAATGGAGCGAGTATCGACTGCCGTTCTCGGCCTTTCGCCAGGAGGGGTTCGGCACGCCCGTTCCCTGGTCCGGCGAAGACATCACTCACGTAGCCGTTTTTGTCAACCTCGACGGGTATTTCACCTTCGGGGTTGATGATGTGCGCTTCCATCAGGATTGA
- the ruvC gene encoding crossover junction endodeoxyribonuclease RuvC → MIILGVDPGSRVTGYGVIKVVGGQEEMIEYGVLSLAGTDSHQLRLKQIHDRLLAVIDRCLPDVCAIEMPVYGKNAQSMLKLGRAQASAMLAALSREIPVIEYTPKEVKKSVTGNGAATKEQVWYMVRAMLRVTDESKEMGMDASDALAVSLCHAHRGEKSQGARYSSWSQFVKQNPGRVGLQGR, encoded by the coding sequence ATGATCATTCTCGGCGTCGACCCCGGATCACGCGTCACCGGCTACGGGGTGATCAAGGTTGTCGGCGGCCAGGAGGAAATGATCGAGTACGGCGTGCTCAGTCTCGCCGGCACCGACAGCCATCAGCTACGCCTGAAGCAGATTCACGATCGCCTGCTGGCGGTGATTGACCGCTGCCTGCCGGACGTCTGCGCCATCGAAATGCCGGTCTACGGCAAGAATGCGCAGTCCATGCTGAAGCTGGGGCGTGCTCAGGCTTCCGCCATGCTTGCCGCTTTGAGCCGGGAGATACCGGTGATCGAGTACACCCCAAAAGAGGTGAAGAAGTCCGTGACGGGCAATGGCGCCGCCACCAAGGAGCAGGTCTGGTACATGGTGCGCGCCATGCTCCGGGTGACGGACGAATCGAAGGAGATGGGCATGGACGCCTCCGACGCGCTCGCCGTCTCACTCTGTCACGCCCATCGCGGAGAGAAAAGCCAGGGAGCGCGCTACTCCAGTTGGTCGCAGTTTGTCAAGCAGAATCCCGGACGCGTGGGGCTCCAGGGTCGCTGA
- a CDS encoding YebC/PmpR family DNA-binding transcriptional regulator: MAGHNKWSKIKRQKAVTDARRSKVWARITRDIMVAAREGGGDPGMNARLALAVEKAKQENMPKDNITRAIKRGTGEIQGADYEEVAYEGYAPNGIAVFVETLTDNTNRTVADLRAMFSKAGGSLGNSGSVAFLFDRKGIFEIKSEGLDELELFELVAEAGAEDLTGDEDQFVVTTPVESFGAVQSALDEAGITPEEASLQRIPTMTKQLEMGEAQKVAALLEKIEEHQDVQAVYSTLEFDDELVEALG; the protein is encoded by the coding sequence ATGGCAGGCCACAATAAATGGTCAAAGATCAAGCGTCAGAAAGCCGTCACTGACGCGCGGCGCTCCAAAGTCTGGGCACGCATTACGCGCGACATCATGGTCGCCGCACGAGAAGGTGGCGGCGATCCCGGGATGAATGCGCGCCTTGCGTTGGCCGTCGAGAAGGCCAAACAGGAGAACATGCCCAAGGACAACATCACCCGGGCCATCAAGCGCGGCACGGGTGAGATTCAGGGGGCCGACTACGAGGAGGTGGCGTATGAGGGGTACGCGCCCAATGGAATCGCCGTCTTCGTGGAGACGCTGACCGACAATACCAACCGCACTGTGGCTGACCTGCGCGCCATGTTTTCGAAGGCCGGCGGGAGTCTGGGTAACTCGGGCTCGGTGGCCTTCCTGTTTGACCGGAAGGGCATTTTCGAGATCAAGTCGGAAGGTCTGGACGAGCTGGAGCTGTTCGAACTGGTCGCGGAAGCGGGGGCCGAGGACCTCACCGGAGATGAGGACCAGTTTGTGGTCACTACACCGGTTGAGTCATTCGGCGCCGTGCAGTCTGCGCTGGACGAGGCCGGTATCACCCCCGAGGAAGCCAGCCTGCAGCGCATCCCGACCATGACGAAGCAGCTCGAGATGGGCGAGGCCCAGAAAGTGGCCGCCCTGCTCGAGAAGATTGAGGAGCACCAGGACGTACAGGCAGTGTACTCGACGCTTGAATTCGACGACGAGCTCGTCGAGGCGCTCGGCTAG
- the ribD gene encoding bifunctional diaminohydroxyphosphoribosylaminopyrimidine deaminase/5-amino-6-(5-phosphoribosylamino)uracil reductase RibD produces the protein MLHDDIHWMTHAIELARRGGRDVRPNPQVGCVVVGSVGEVLGVGWHQQFGGPHAEVNALEGLTGMDLSQATAYVNLEPCSYHGKTPPCADLLIAAGVGTVVIGCLDPNPRVSGDGMQRLQQAGIAVRPGVMEVEARALNAGFLTRMTLGRPHVTLKLAQSLDGFVAPRAGSSQWITGDAARKRVHGMRAEVDAVITGSGTVVEDDPSLTVRHIEGPNPLRLVFDAKRRIPANARVLTDGGPTQVVSGPVDASGRIDLRAALEGLPEEVLYVLVESGPTLASAFLAAGLVDTLHMFTAPLLLGGGKPSFLDPARETLEHALRAKDVHYEQVGADMLTTIVFRHP, from the coding sequence ATGCTTCACGACGACATCCACTGGATGACGCACGCGATCGAGCTCGCCCGACGAGGCGGGCGCGACGTGCGACCGAACCCCCAGGTGGGGTGCGTCGTGGTCGGCTCAGTCGGAGAGGTGCTCGGAGTCGGCTGGCATCAGCAGTTCGGCGGTCCGCACGCGGAAGTCAACGCACTCGAGGGGTTGACCGGGATGGACCTGAGCCAGGCTACCGCGTACGTCAATCTGGAGCCCTGCAGCTATCACGGCAAAACGCCGCCCTGCGCCGACCTGTTGATTGCTGCGGGCGTGGGCACGGTGGTCATCGGGTGTCTGGACCCCAACCCGCGCGTGTCCGGAGACGGCATGCAGCGGCTGCAGCAGGCCGGCATCGCGGTGCGGCCGGGTGTGATGGAAGTTGAGGCCCGCGCCCTCAACGCCGGATTCTTGACGCGCATGACCCTGGGCCGTCCGCACGTGACGTTGAAGCTTGCCCAGTCGCTCGACGGTTTCGTGGCCCCCCGCGCCGGCTCATCGCAGTGGATTACGGGCGATGCGGCCCGGAAGCGGGTTCACGGGATGCGTGCTGAGGTGGACGCAGTCATCACGGGCAGCGGGACCGTGGTGGAGGATGATCCCAGCCTCACCGTGCGCCACATCGAGGGCCCCAACCCGCTGCGCCTGGTGTTCGACGCAAAACGACGCATACCGGCCAATGCCAGAGTCCTTACGGACGGCGGCCCGACCCAGGTCGTCTCGGGCCCCGTGGACGCCTCGGGCCGCATCGACCTCCGAGCGGCTCTTGAGGGCCTGCCTGAGGAGGTGCTGTACGTGCTCGTGGAGTCGGGCCCAACCCTGGCCTCAGCCTTCCTGGCCGCCGGTCTCGTGGATACACTGCACATGTTCACAGCGCCCCTGCTGCTGGGCGGCGGGAAACCCTCGTTTCTTGATCCGGCTCGCGAAACGCTGGAGCACGCCCTGCGTGCGAAGGACGTCCACTACGAGCAAGTGGGCGCAGACATGTTGACTACCATCGTATTCAGACACCCGTAG
- a CDS encoding riboflavin synthase encodes MFTGIVETVGRVAAVTPQGGGVRLRIDTPFAGELRVDESVCVSGACQTVVAQDATSFEVVAVEETLAKTNLASLKAGSPVNLERALKMGGRLDGHLVQGHVDTTGTVTDVQQLETSWLCSVQFDDAFGPYVIPVGSICLDGISLTVARLEGSRLTVAVIPHTWENTTISNWKPGSTVNMEFDMVGKYVVRFLEQQKSPPTPGMTASWLREQGF; translated from the coding sequence GTGTTTACAGGAATTGTGGAGACCGTAGGACGGGTTGCTGCGGTTACCCCTCAGGGCGGCGGCGTGCGGCTGCGGATCGATACACCATTTGCCGGCGAGCTGCGTGTGGATGAGTCCGTCTGCGTGTCTGGTGCCTGTCAGACCGTGGTGGCGCAAGACGCGACGTCTTTCGAGGTCGTTGCCGTGGAAGAGACGCTGGCCAAGACGAATCTGGCCAGTCTCAAGGCCGGGTCCCCGGTGAATCTGGAGCGCGCACTCAAAATGGGCGGCCGGCTGGACGGCCATTTGGTCCAGGGACACGTCGACACGACTGGAACCGTGACCGACGTCCAGCAACTGGAGACGTCCTGGCTGTGCAGCGTGCAGTTTGACGATGCGTTCGGGCCCTACGTGATTCCCGTCGGCAGCATTTGTCTGGACGGAATCAGCCTGACCGTGGCTCGCCTGGAGGGTAGCCGGCTCACGGTAGCCGTGATCCCGCACACCTGGGAGAACACGACCATTTCCAACTGGAAACCCGGCAGCACCGTGAACATGGAGTTCGACATGGTCGGCAAGTACGTGGTGCGCTTTCTGGAGCAGCAGAAGTCGCCGCCCACGCCGGGGATGACTGCGAGTTGGCTACGGGAGCAGGGGTTTTAG
- a CDS encoding DUF5615 family PIN-like protein: MALLKLKLDENLPASAKAIFREQGHDARTVHDQGLEGIKDRTLSVVCRAEGRVLVTLDLDFADIRRYPPHETPGTIVLRAGRQSLRRLRRMCSFASERMTRFDPSGQLWVIDSTGLRTR; this comes from the coding sequence ATGGCACTCCTGAAGCTGAAACTGGACGAGAATCTTCCAGCAAGCGCGAAAGCCATCTTCAGGGAGCAGGGTCACGATGCCCGAACGGTGCATGACCAGGGACTGGAAGGAATAAAGGATCGCACACTCTCCGTGGTTTGCCGAGCGGAAGGCCGCGTTTTGGTTACCCTGGATTTGGACTTTGCCGATATCCGTCGGTATCCACCTCACGAAACGCCGGGCACCATCGTCCTACGTGCTGGGAGGCAGAGTCTGAGGCGGCTGCGCCGGATGTGCAGCTTTGCCTCAGAGAGAATGACCCGATTCGATCCGAGCGGCCAGCTCTGGGTGATCGACTCTACCGGCCTGCGAACGCGCTAA
- a CDS encoding DUF433 domain-containing protein: MQELVHRGMDWREHITVDPDICHGKAHFRGTRIPTTVVLDLLAEGHTQETILAEYPSLSAETIRAALSFAAELASERVVTWHS; encoded by the coding sequence ATGCAGGAACTCGTTCACCGTGGGATGGACTGGCGAGAGCACATCACCGTCGATCCCGACATTTGCCACGGAAAAGCACACTTTCGAGGCACACGTATTCCGACCACGGTGGTCCTTGACCTACTGGCGGAGGGTCACACTCAGGAAACCATCCTTGCAGAGTACCCCTCGTTGAGCGCTGAAACGATTCGTGCGGCGCTATCCTTTGCCGCCGAGTTGGCCTCTGAGCGGGTGGTTACATGGCACTCCTGA
- the miaB gene encoding tRNA (N6-isopentenyl adenosine(37)-C2)-methylthiotransferase MiaB: MAGSETAGHKAVYLETYGCQMNVSDSEIVAAVLREAGFGLTHDESQADIVLLNTCAIRENAEQKVRRRLDTLRADKRRNRPDLKLGVLGCMAERLRHKLLEQEKLVDLVVGPDAYRDIPRLLDESAESGQAAVNVQLSREETYADIAPVRYDTNGVSAFVSIMRGCDNMCAFCVVPFTRGRERSRPVSSILGECRELVDAGYREVTVLGQNVNSYRYDDNGAAVSFAELLYRISLISPDLRIRYSTSHPKDCSDELLHVHAERANVCNYIHLPVQHGNTHTLQRMRRTYSREQYLDLVDRARSIVPGISLSTDIIAGFCGETEEEHRDTLSLMEAVRYDHAYMFMYSERPDTYAARKYTDDVPEDVKKRRLNEIIALQSRISAENNQADVGTEHVVLVEGTSRRSEDQLRGRTDTNKMVVFDRVPGIGKGDYLSVVVDDCTSATLIGRALVTA, translated from the coding sequence ATGGCGGGATCCGAGACGGCCGGGCACAAGGCCGTCTACCTGGAGACCTACGGCTGCCAGATGAACGTCTCCGATTCGGAGATCGTCGCGGCTGTGCTGCGCGAGGCCGGGTTTGGCCTTACTCATGACGAGAGCCAGGCCGATATCGTACTCCTGAACACCTGCGCCATCAGGGAGAACGCAGAGCAAAAGGTGAGACGCCGCCTGGACACGCTGCGCGCAGACAAGCGGCGCAACCGGCCGGACCTCAAGCTGGGCGTGCTGGGGTGCATGGCTGAGCGACTCCGCCACAAGCTGCTCGAGCAGGAGAAGCTGGTCGATCTGGTCGTCGGCCCCGACGCCTACCGCGACATTCCGCGACTCCTGGACGAGTCCGCCGAAAGTGGACAGGCTGCCGTGAACGTGCAGCTTTCGCGGGAAGAGACCTACGCCGACATCGCCCCGGTGCGCTACGACACAAATGGCGTGAGCGCTTTTGTGAGCATCATGCGCGGGTGCGACAACATGTGCGCGTTCTGCGTCGTGCCGTTCACGCGGGGCCGTGAGCGCAGCCGGCCGGTCTCCAGCATCCTGGGAGAGTGCCGCGAGCTTGTCGACGCAGGGTACCGGGAGGTCACCGTACTGGGTCAGAACGTGAACTCCTACCGCTACGACGACAACGGCGCGGCCGTCAGTTTTGCGGAGCTGCTCTACCGGATCAGCCTTATCAGTCCGGATCTGCGCATCCGCTACTCGACGAGTCATCCCAAGGACTGCTCGGACGAGCTCTTGCACGTGCACGCAGAGCGGGCCAACGTCTGCAACTACATCCACCTGCCAGTCCAGCACGGCAATACGCACACGCTGCAGCGCATGCGGCGCACCTACTCCCGCGAGCAGTACCTGGACCTTGTGGATCGCGCCCGCAGCATCGTACCCGGAATCAGCCTCTCCACGGACATCATCGCCGGTTTCTGCGGCGAAACCGAGGAAGAGCATCGGGACACCCTGAGTCTCATGGAGGCGGTGCGTTACGACCACGCCTACATGTTCATGTACTCAGAGCGCCCGGACACTTACGCGGCTCGCAAGTACACGGACGATGTGCCCGAGGATGTCAAGAAGCGTCGCCTGAACGAGATCATCGCGCTGCAATCCCGCATCAGTGCCGAGAACAATCAGGCCGATGTCGGCACCGAGCATGTGGTTCTGGTAGAAGGCACGAGCCGTCGCAGCGAGGATCAGCTCCGCGGCCGCACGGATACCAACAAGATGGTGGTGTTCGACCGCGTGCCCGGCATTGGCAAGGGGGACTATCTCTCGGTCGTCGTGGATGATTGCACCTCCGCCACCCTGATCGGAAGAGCCCTGGTGACCGCCTGA
- a CDS encoding sigma-54-dependent Fis family transcriptional regulator: protein MDRASLQERFGIIGRSDAVRQVLDRVRQVARTDITVLIQGESGVGKELIAQALHQLSERRHKTLQIVNCGAIPEGLIESELFGAEKGAYTGAVERRTGYFEEANGGTIFLDEIGEMPLTAQVRLLRVLENGEFSRVGSSKVIKTDVRVIAATNKDLGREVSAGRFREDLYYRLSTVIIRVPPLRERKEDIVQLFEHFQHRFAQQYNTGTLRLSKDARSLLLRYRWPGNIRELRNVAEQSAVLLDGDTIQAGDLRGFLRGVSAGDEDAGFLPVVSGDRRREETDRERELIYRALLELRMEMRGMKDQLAALMATLRGGAAPAAMVLHRDTVREEIRELVEDAAFEIESDGDLQHNGGFETADGDTPLPSLEDAERRLIMEALERFEGNRRQTAQALGISERTLYRKIKEFEDADASA, encoded by the coding sequence ATGGATCGCGCCAGTCTTCAGGAACGATTCGGCATCATCGGTCGCTCTGACGCGGTCCGGCAGGTGCTCGACCGCGTGCGTCAGGTCGCACGCACCGACATCACCGTCCTGATCCAGGGCGAGAGTGGTGTGGGCAAGGAGCTGATTGCGCAGGCCCTGCACCAGCTTTCGGAACGCCGCCACAAAACGCTTCAGATTGTCAACTGTGGCGCGATCCCGGAGGGCCTGATCGAGTCCGAGTTGTTCGGTGCCGAAAAGGGAGCGTACACGGGCGCCGTTGAGCGTCGCACCGGTTACTTCGAGGAGGCCAACGGGGGCACCATTTTCCTGGACGAGATCGGCGAAATGCCGCTGACGGCCCAGGTACGCCTACTTCGCGTGCTGGAGAATGGTGAGTTCTCCAGGGTCGGCTCGTCCAAGGTGATCAAGACGGACGTACGCGTCATTGCCGCGACCAACAAGGACCTCGGCCGGGAAGTCTCGGCGGGTCGTTTTCGCGAGGACCTCTACTACCGCCTCTCAACAGTCATCATCCGGGTACCCCCGCTCAGGGAGCGCAAAGAGGACATCGTCCAGCTGTTCGAGCACTTCCAGCACAGGTTTGCCCAGCAGTACAACACGGGCACACTTCGGCTGAGCAAAGATGCGCGCAGTCTGCTACTGCGCTATCGCTGGCCGGGCAACATCCGGGAGCTGCGCAATGTGGCAGAGCAGAGCGCGGTGCTGTTGGACGGCGATACCATTCAGGCCGGTGACCTGCGAGGATTCCTGCGTGGAGTTTCGGCGGGCGATGAGGATGCGGGCTTCCTTCCCGTCGTCTCCGGAGACCGGCGCAGGGAGGAGACGGACCGGGAGCGCGAACTGATCTACCGGGCGCTCCTGGAACTGCGCATGGAGATGCGTGGGATGAAGGACCAACTTGCTGCGCTCATGGCCACGTTGCGGGGCGGGGCCGCACCCGCCGCGATGGTGCTGCACCGGGACACAGTGCGAGAGGAAATCAGGGAACTGGTAGAGGACGCAGCCTTCGAAATCGAGTCAGATGGTGATCTGCAGCACAACGGCGGGTTTGAGACTGCCGACGGGGACACGCCCCTGCCGTCGCTGGAGGATGCCGAGCGCCGCCTGATCATGGAAGCGTTGGAACGCTTCGAGGGGAATCGTCGGCAGACCGCTCAGGCTCTCGGTATCTCCGAACGCACGCTGTATCGCAAGATCAAGGAGTTCGAGGACGCTGATGCGAGCGCATAG
- a CDS encoding LptE family protein has protein sequence MVVVSLMPVSCWYYSFSGATIPSHLSTIAIPLAEDNSISTVNGLDERITTLLVDRFVGQTRLSLEPVAQEADAVLTVSIDAYQNQPTSVAGNERATRNRVSLTLNVLYVDATRNEEILARTFSSFEEYDPLNPSDEEEAAIAALEKIADDVFTAATSNW, from the coding sequence ATGGTCGTCGTTTCCTTGATGCCTGTCTCCTGCTGGTACTACAGTTTCAGCGGCGCCACCATTCCGTCCCACCTGTCGACCATCGCGATTCCGCTGGCCGAGGACAACTCCATCTCGACGGTGAATGGACTGGACGAGCGCATTACCACGCTGTTGGTGGACCGCTTTGTCGGCCAGACCCGACTGAGTCTCGAGCCGGTCGCGCAGGAGGCCGACGCCGTTCTCACCGTCAGCATCGACGCCTACCAGAACCAGCCCACCTCTGTGGCCGGCAACGAGCGCGCAACGCGCAACCGTGTAAGTCTGACGCTGAACGTGCTGTATGTCGATGCCACCCGCAACGAGGAAATCCTCGCGCGCACGTTTTCCTCGTTTGAAGAGTACGACCCACTGAATCCGTCCGACGAGGAGGAAGCGGCCATCGCTGCCCTGGAGAAAATTGCGGACGACGTTTTCACGGCGGCCACCTCCAACTGGTAG